From [Clostridium] symbiosum, a single genomic window includes:
- a CDS encoding MerR family transcriptional regulator, with the protein MKSLYTISEVAGYFNVSNQTLHYYDRIGLLKPSIVDPQTKYRFYDQQQFNKMFMIRELKRIGFSLDEIAVFAENKNLESLGEVLKINRGDVEDKIQELISIRERIDFYLEMIRLAGRGHRKMECEFRYIPARYVFYINANFELNELSQYVEVLYKAYVKAAGLSIPRELDNKMVLAMDQDKIQQGKFKYYSGIGLLVPKPFKSPNVLELPESLYAAVIHIGDYVGLPAEYKRVCSFIGKNGYQINGHAVEASLINIVHTSNPEDFVTEIQIPVREL; encoded by the coding sequence ATGAAATCACTCTATACTATTTCTGAGGTAGCCGGTTATTTTAATGTTTCGAACCAGACGCTGCACTATTATGACAGGATTGGCCTGTTAAAACCAAGTATTGTGGATCCTCAGACAAAGTACCGCTTTTATGATCAACAGCAGTTTAATAAGATGTTCATGATAAGGGAACTGAAACGGATCGGCTTTTCCCTGGATGAGATAGCAGTCTTTGCGGAGAATAAGAATCTGGAATCCCTTGGCGAAGTACTGAAAATAAACCGCGGTGATGTAGAAGATAAAATACAGGAACTGATCAGCATCCGGGAGCGGATTGATTTTTATCTGGAGATGATCCGGCTGGCCGGCCGGGGCCATCGTAAAATGGAGTGTGAGTTCAGATATATCCCTGCAAGATACGTATTCTATATCAATGCTAATTTTGAACTGAATGAGCTGAGCCAATATGTAGAGGTGCTGTATAAGGCATATGTGAAGGCGGCCGGGCTGTCTATTCCACGGGAGCTTGACAATAAAATGGTTTTGGCGATGGATCAGGACAAGATTCAGCAGGGAAAGTTTAAGTATTACAGCGGAATCGGCCTGCTTGTGCCGAAACCGTTTAAAAGTCCCAATGTGCTTGAGCTGCCGGAGTCGCTCTATGCGGCAGTGATCCACATAGGCGATTATGTCGGCCTTCCCGCCGAATATAAAAGAGTCTGTTCTTTTATCGGGAAAAATGGATATCAGATAAACGGACACGCAGTAGAGGCGTCCCTGATCAATATTGTGCATACCAGTAACCCTGAAGATTTTGTGACAGAGATTCAGATACCTGTGAGGGAATTATGA
- a CDS encoding LysR family transcriptional regulator, which translates to MTLKDLHYISRIAAEKNMTKAAAKLFVAQPALSQCVQKVERELGTPVFIRTAAGVSLTAEGQRFLEFVNKMLYEEQQMKKEIEDIAHAERGEVRLGFTGSQAAHVLPQFLPRFREQCPHIDIILEEAASDKIEEMLAAGEIDVGILHPPILTPGLESFELIHDQMVIVPRRDSDYRKFIYREKEDGDGSGRPYLDIRFLEMEPVALTPGRQRSRMVTEQIFAKAGIIPRVKQVSRNLSTLDALAQADYATVILPEKQISAALKEREYFLIDERYGVPFGFFAALLQGSYVSLAAQKMLLFLREEFNLT; encoded by the coding sequence ATGACATTAAAAGACTTGCATTACATCAGCCGGATAGCCGCTGAAAAAAATATGACAAAGGCAGCGGCGAAACTTTTCGTTGCACAGCCGGCTCTCAGCCAGTGTGTCCAGAAGGTGGAGAGGGAGCTTGGCACGCCTGTGTTCATCAGGACGGCGGCAGGCGTGTCGCTGACGGCGGAAGGCCAGCGGTTCCTGGAGTTTGTGAATAAGATGCTTTATGAAGAGCAGCAGATGAAGAAGGAGATTGAAGATATCGCCCATGCGGAGCGGGGAGAGGTGAGACTTGGCTTTACCGGATCCCAGGCGGCTCATGTCCTGCCGCAATTTCTGCCGAGATTCCGGGAGCAGTGTCCCCATATTGACATTATTCTGGAGGAAGCGGCCAGCGACAAGATAGAGGAGATGCTGGCGGCGGGGGAGATCGACGTGGGCATTTTACATCCTCCGATCCTTACACCCGGCCTGGAGAGCTTTGAACTGATACACGACCAGATGGTGATTGTACCCCGCAGGGACAGTGATTACCGGAAATTCATCTATAGAGAGAAAGAGGACGGCGACGGTTCCGGGCGTCCCTATCTGGATATCCGGTTTCTGGAGATGGAACCGGTGGCACTGACACCGGGCCGGCAGAGGAGCCGCATGGTTACGGAACAGATTTTTGCTAAGGCCGGAATTATACCGCGGGTCAAGCAGGTGTCGCGTAATCTCAGTACCTTGGATGCGCTGGCACAGGCGGATTACGCCACCGTGATACTGCCCGAAAAACAGATTTCGGCCGCACTAAAGGAACGGGAATACTTTTTAATTGACGAGCGGTACGGTGTGCCATTCGGCTTCTTTGCCGCCCTGTTACAGGGAAGTTATGTTTCACTGGCAGCACAGAAAATGCTCCTCTTTTTGCGGGAAGAGTTTAATTTGACATAA
- a CDS encoding TetR family transcriptional regulator, which yields MRKTKEDAELTKQNLLEAAFHLFLENGYDRTSLEQICQLAQVTRGAAYWHFKNKYEIFENTVIETLNRIHNVVVKNIAHNDGLKDEEILVELMWLPNCMTDDFRFARKTMAYVQGHDEFSELRERMLEDKKRQYSYFLEPIRRIKNRNNKLDDISENELAFLMFYALDGVYIQDIPREIAIGIDKKLIRKYVHLLLRE from the coding sequence ATGAGAAAAACGAAAGAAGATGCAGAGCTTACAAAGCAGAATCTGCTTGAAGCGGCATTTCATCTTTTTTTAGAGAATGGTTACGACCGGACGTCACTTGAGCAGATTTGTCAGCTGGCCCAGGTTACCAGGGGGGCGGCGTATTGGCATTTTAAAAACAAATATGAGATTTTTGAGAATACGGTCATTGAGACGTTGAACCGTATCCATAATGTGGTGGTAAAGAACATCGCCCACAATGACGGCCTTAAGGACGAGGAAATTCTGGTTGAACTTATGTGGCTGCCGAACTGTATGACGGATGATTTCCGGTTTGCCAGGAAGACGATGGCTTATGTCCAGGGACATGACGAATTTTCTGAGTTGAGAGAGAGAATGCTGGAGGATAAGAAGCGCCAGTACAGTTATTTTCTGGAGCCTATCAGGCGTATTAAGAACAGAAATAATAAACTGGATGATATATCGGAGAATGAACTGGCTTTCCTGATGTTCTATGCATTGGACGGTGTTTATATCCAGGACATTCCGAGAGAGATTGCTATAGGAATTGATAAAAAACTGATTCGGAAGTATGTTCATCTGCTTCTGAGAGAATAG
- a CDS encoding aminotransferase class V-fold PLP-dependent enzyme, translating into MNIDFEKIRKEEWPVLETMTFLDAACVSFAPQRTVKAVKAFAEMTATQEEANSSAHHIAMDSLRHKAYEEAAKLLNADPEEIALVESTSHGLNIAAQGIELQDGDNIITTNLEFIQVALPWCVMRKDKNIDIRVCKTDDNRFTAKDFAALADEKTKLIVMSTLEWCNGWQTDLKELGEFCKEKGIFLVVDAVQQLGVTKIDTKECHVDILTAGGHKWLNSPYGTGVLYVNKEALPKIKQSYAGYLNTTVPEGGWGAYWENPAAPSVNAWTFDETARKFEIGGTSNYTGAIALGESLALVNEIGIENIEKRIREIATYCMDKIEEIGGTLITHRDPGHFGGIVIARLYDDLDVDRMILKKLHAQRIFIAQRFTDYIGGFRISCQYFNNEKDIDTMIAAMKELIKEIGREPDYKK; encoded by the coding sequence ATGAATATTGATTTTGAAAAGATACGTAAAGAGGAGTGGCCGGTACTTGAAACGATGACATTTTTAGATGCAGCATGTGTGAGTTTTGCTCCTCAGCGTACCGTGAAGGCAGTAAAGGCATTTGCGGAAATGACGGCTACACAGGAAGAGGCGAACTCCAGCGCTCACCATATCGCGATGGATTCTCTCAGGCATAAAGCTTACGAAGAAGCCGCAAAGCTGCTGAACGCGGATCCGGAAGAGATTGCTCTTGTTGAGAGTACTTCCCACGGTCTTAATATCGCGGCACAGGGTATTGAACTGCAGGATGGCGATAACATCATCACAACAAATCTGGAGTTTATCCAGGTAGCCCTTCCCTGGTGCGTTATGAGAAAAGACAAGAACATCGATATTCGTGTCTGCAAAACAGATGATAACCGTTTTACAGCAAAGGATTTTGCAGCTCTCGCAGATGAGAAGACAAAACTGATTGTTATGTCCACTCTGGAGTGGTGTAACGGATGGCAGACAGATTTGAAAGAGCTTGGCGAGTTCTGTAAAGAGAAAGGTATTTTCCTTGTAGTAGATGCCGTTCAGCAGTTGGGCGTTACAAAGATTGATACAAAAGAATGCCATGTCGATATCCTGACGGCGGGCGGACACAAGTGGCTGAACTCCCCATACGGAACCGGCGTTCTCTATGTAAACAAGGAAGCGCTTCCAAAGATTAAACAGTCATATGCAGGATATTTGAATACAACTGTTCCGGAAGGCGGATGGGGCGCATACTGGGAGAATCCGGCAGCACCGTCGGTAAATGCCTGGACATTTGATGAGACGGCCAGAAAGTTTGAAATCGGCGGAACCTCCAACTACACGGGAGCAATTGCTTTAGGTGAATCCCTGGCTCTTGTCAATGAGATTGGAATCGAGAACATTGAGAAACGGATTCGAGAAATTGCTACATATTGCATGGACAAGATTGAGGAGATCGGTGGTACACTTATTACGCACAGAGATCCGGGACATTTCGGCGGAATCGTAATCGCAAGATTATATGACGACCTCGATGTCGACAGAATGATTCTTAAAAAACTTCACGCACAGAGAATTTTTATCGCACAGAGATTTACCGATTATATCGGCGGTTTCAGAATCTCCTGCCAGTACTTCAATAATGAGAAGGATATCGACACCATGATCGCCGCTATGAAAGAACTCATTAAAGAGATCGGCAGAGAGCCTGATTATAAGAAATGA
- a CDS encoding VOC family protein: MAKLQLTSNITFLYFNDLEAAKPFFEEVLGLEKAYDPGWAVVYRLRDKAFLGAVDNKSGSIQVTSTDSVLISLTVGNIEEVHEALKGCEGVDGLSDIKQVKDLDLKSFFFTGPEGYHFEVEQFTSGALSELF, from the coding sequence ATGGCCAAACTTCAGCTTACGTCAAATATCACGTTTTTATATTTTAACGATTTAGAAGCTGCAAAACCATTTTTTGAAGAGGTTCTGGGGCTGGAAAAGGCTTACGATCCTGGTTGGGCAGTAGTATACCGGCTCCGTGATAAAGCATTTTTAGGAGCGGTTGACAACAAGAGCGGTTCCATTCAGGTTACCTCCACGGACAGCGTGCTGATTAGCCTTACCGTCGGCAATATTGAGGAGGTCCATGAAGCTCTGAAGGGATGTGAAGGAGTGGACGGACTTTCCGATATCAAGCAGGTAAAGGATTTGGATCTTAAATCATTCTTCTTTACCGGTCCGGAAGGATACCACTTTGAAGTGGAACAGTTTACATCAGGGGCACTCAGCGAATTGTTCTGA
- a CDS encoding aspartate/glutamate racemase family protein, producing MSVGILLFATAGDRLKGDPGFPGTFDFPVEYGIVEGSYRDLIEGSPDACKRLCEAAKELERKNVSAIAGDCGLMALYQRQIADSVKIPVISSSLLFLPFARMMISGEQSIGILTGHSALLGERHLKAAGAGNLDGIAVYGMQNEPHFKEVVIEGTVKQDYEKMKKDVLNGVKHLKESCGALGAVLLECSNLAVFGSEITREFKIPVFDINTGVYMMQEVLNKKCYCD from the coding sequence ATGTCGGTAGGAATTCTTTTATTCGCCACGGCCGGCGACAGACTGAAAGGGGATCCCGGATTTCCCGGAACGTTTGATTTTCCTGTTGAATACGGCATTGTGGAAGGCAGTTACAGGGACCTGATAGAGGGTTCGCCCGATGCGTGTAAGAGACTTTGTGAAGCTGCAAAAGAGCTGGAACGAAAGAATGTATCCGCGATTGCAGGGGATTGCGGACTGATGGCCCTCTACCAGCGGCAGATAGCAGATTCGGTCAAAATTCCGGTGATATCTTCCAGCCTTTTGTTTCTTCCGTTTGCAAGGATGATGATATCCGGGGAACAGTCTATCGGCATCCTGACGGGCCATTCGGCGCTTCTGGGGGAGCGCCATCTGAAAGCGGCCGGAGCCGGGAACCTGGATGGAATCGCAGTCTACGGAATGCAGAATGAACCTCATTTTAAAGAAGTGGTAATCGAAGGAACGGTAAAGCAGGATTACGAAAAGATGAAGAAAGATGTTCTGAATGGAGTTAAGCATCTGAAGGAGTCATGCGGGGCTCTGGGAGCGGTACTCCTCGAGTGCAGTAACCTGGCCGTGTTTGGATCGGAGATTACCAGGGAGTTTAAGATTCCCGTATTTGATATTAATACGGGAGTGTACATGATGCAGGAAGTTCTGAATAAGAAATGTTACTGTGATTAA
- a CDS encoding ABC transporter substrate-binding protein translates to MKKILAVVLAAAMTVSLAGCGGNAASSGNSGTQPAGGTSTGGEVKDTLVIGHYGDTPNFDTHDNLNDNGMRINMCVYDPLVRMDNETYEIKPCLAESWELSEDGREYTFAIKSGVKFTDGTDMSIDDVVFSLQRGMTMPMAVPSFARVTGVEKVDDSHVKVILDGPYPEFLFAMALPTAGIFSKTAFESMGEDAFKKNPVTTAPYKVADWKAGEKVVLEANENYHMGEVPIKHVEYRVITDPNSAVLSLESGDIDAYVDVQPTSFKRIQENDKLELHMGDTFGLNYITINCEKAPFDNIKARQALAYATDKESMLYGILDGNGTIMDTFANEKYLGYTDKVVKYPYDLEKAKALFAEAGVDGSQEISIIVYDTKASKYAQVLQNSLAEIGLKANVSQMERSAYDDACLNGDANIMVDGGTFTAPTIDEALYSGIHSSQMDVRNYSKYSDPVADQYLDEARVTLDETERAALYEKLLIKLSEDLPMIPTLSGTKNIATNKNLKGVTVNPWSFYNIYEFSWE, encoded by the coding sequence ATGAAAAAAATACTGGCAGTTGTTTTAGCAGCAGCAATGACAGTTTCTCTGGCGGGATGCGGCGGTAATGCGGCAAGCTCAGGAAATTCAGGTACACAGCCCGCAGGCGGCACAAGCACAGGCGGCGAAGTAAAAGACACACTGGTAATCGGACATTATGGCGATACGCCGAACTTTGATACACATGACAACTTAAACGACAATGGTATGCGTATCAACATGTGCGTTTACGACCCGCTCGTCCGTATGGACAATGAAACTTATGAGATTAAACCGTGTCTGGCAGAATCCTGGGAGCTTTCCGAAGACGGAAGGGAATATACATTTGCCATCAAGTCGGGCGTTAAATTCACAGACGGAACCGATATGTCGATCGACGACGTTGTTTTCTCATTGCAGCGCGGCATGACGATGCCGATGGCGGTTCCAAGCTTTGCACGTGTAACAGGCGTTGAGAAAGTGGACGACAGCCATGTAAAAGTTATCCTGGACGGACCGTATCCCGAGTTCTTATTCGCAATGGCGCTTCCGACAGCCGGTATCTTCAGCAAGACCGCTTTTGAGTCCATGGGTGAGGATGCATTCAAGAAGAATCCTGTAACGACAGCTCCTTATAAAGTAGCGGACTGGAAGGCAGGAGAGAAGGTTGTTCTTGAGGCCAACGAAAATTACCACATGGGCGAGGTTCCGATTAAACACGTGGAATACCGTGTTATCACAGACCCGAACTCCGCAGTTCTGAGCCTCGAATCCGGCGATATCGATGCATACGTAGACGTACAGCCGACAAGCTTTAAACGTATCCAGGAAAATGATAAGTTAGAGCTTCATATGGGCGATACATTCGGCCTTAACTACATTACCATCAACTGTGAAAAAGCTCCGTTTGACAACATTAAAGCCCGCCAGGCTCTGGCTTATGCTACAGATAAAGAATCCATGCTATACGGCATTCTGGATGGAAACGGAACAATCATGGATACGTTCGCAAATGAGAAGTACCTTGGATACACAGACAAAGTTGTCAAATATCCTTATGACCTTGAGAAAGCAAAAGCATTATTTGCAGAGGCCGGCGTAGACGGAAGCCAGGAGATTTCCATCATCGTTTACGATACAAAAGCTTCCAAATATGCTCAGGTTTTACAGAACTCTCTTGCAGAGATTGGCCTGAAAGCCAATGTTTCCCAGATGGAACGTTCTGCATATGACGACGCCTGCTTAAACGGCGATGCAAACATTATGGTTGACGGCGGAACCTTTACGGCTCCTACGATTGATGAGGCGCTTTACTCCGGTATTCACTCCAGCCAGATGGATGTCCGCAATTACAGCAAATATTCCGATCCGGTTGCCGACCAGTACCTGGACGAAGCACGTGTAACACTGGATGAGACGGAAAGAGCCGCTCTGTATGAGAAACTTCTCATTAAGCTGAGTGAGGATCTTCCTATGATTCCTACCTTAAGCGGAACAAAGAATATTGCGACCAATAAGAACCTGAAGGGTGTTACGGTTAACCCATGGTCCTTCTATAACATTTACGAATTCAGCTGGGAATAA
- a CDS encoding ABC transporter permease, translating into MHKYIAKRLLLMIPVIVGISFIIFSIMSFMPGNPARLILGEKATAESIAALNEQMGLNDPFIMRYFRYMGDVLTGNFGVSYRTGMPVVEEIIRRFPTTAKLAVLSVLFATAIGLPLGILSAVKQYSWIDSLTTVLGLGFISMPPFWLGLMLIILFSAKLGILPSFGSDSFAHFILPAITSSASTFATLLRMTRSTMLEVIRQDYVTTAYAKGAEKSRIIFHHCLPNALIPLITVVGVNFGGMLGGSVITESVFGMSGIGQLLIMSIRSKDVPAVMACTLLLAVMFGLVNLIVDVIYAYVDPRIKAQYAK; encoded by the coding sequence ATGCATAAATATATTGCAAAAAGACTTCTTTTGATGATACCGGTTATCGTCGGCATTTCATTTATTATTTTCTCAATCATGAGCTTTATGCCAGGTAATCCGGCCCGTCTGATTCTGGGGGAGAAAGCGACAGCCGAATCAATAGCCGCTTTAAACGAGCAGATGGGATTAAATGATCCGTTCATTATGCGTTATTTCAGGTATATGGGCGATGTATTAACAGGGAATTTTGGTGTTTCTTACAGAACAGGCATGCCGGTAGTGGAAGAAATTATAAGACGTTTTCCAACCACCGCAAAACTTGCAGTTCTGAGTGTTCTCTTTGCAACGGCAATCGGTCTTCCTCTTGGAATCCTTTCAGCCGTAAAGCAGTATTCCTGGATTGACAGCCTGACAACCGTGCTGGGTCTTGGATTCATCTCCATGCCGCCGTTTTGGCTGGGCCTTATGCTGATTATTCTCTTTTCAGCAAAACTGGGAATCCTTCCGTCGTTTGGTTCAGATTCCTTTGCACACTTTATCCTGCCGGCGATTACCAGTTCGGCATCCACATTTGCAACACTGCTTCGAATGACGCGTTCCACGATGCTGGAAGTAATCCGCCAGGACTACGTCACAACGGCATATGCAAAAGGAGCGGAAAAGAGCAGAATTATCTTCCACCACTGCCTTCCAAATGCACTGATTCCGTTAATCACGGTTGTCGGCGTTAACTTCGGCGGTATGCTGGGCGGTTCCGTTATCACGGAGTCCGTATTCGGAATGTCCGGTATCGGCCAGCTTCTGATTATGTCCATCCGTTCGAAGGATGTTCCGGCCGTTATGGCATGTACGCTGCTTTTGGCAGTAATGTTCGGACTTGTCAATCTGATCGTGGATGTGATTTACGCTTATGTGGATCCACGAATCAAGGCACAATACGCAAAGTAG
- a CDS encoding ABC transporter permease, whose amino-acid sequence MGSTTLEIQTAKKNSQLGMIWHRLTKNKLAVIGLVIIVAMIVASIAIGFTVDYNKIILHDLKNKLQGPSLTHWFGTDAYGRDLLYRIIYGARISLFIGFVSVAGAMFIGGAIGAISGYYGGKIDIVVMRFMDMLMAIPSTLFAICVVSALGTGVMNLLLAIMVSMIPQFAMIVRSSVLTIKGSEFIEAAQCGGTSTARIIMRHIIPNAMGPIIVQATLALGGVILTAASMSFIGLGVQPPEPEWGAILTEGQEFMRDFPYLVFFPGVTIMMAVLACNFLGDGLRDALDPKLKQ is encoded by the coding sequence ATGGGAAGCACAACGTTGGAAATACAGACTGCGAAGAAAAATTCACAGCTTGGCATGATATGGCATCGTCTGACAAAGAATAAACTGGCCGTCATCGGACTGGTTATCATTGTTGCCATGATTGTAGCCTCGATTGCTATCGGATTCACAGTCGACTATAATAAAATTATATTACATGATCTGAAGAATAAGCTGCAGGGGCCGAGCCTGACTCACTGGTTTGGAACGGATGCTTATGGACGCGACCTGCTTTACAGGATTATATACGGTGCGCGTATCTCCCTGTTTATCGGTTTTGTCTCCGTAGCCGGAGCGATGTTTATCGGCGGCGCAATCGGAGCGATTTCCGGCTACTACGGCGGTAAGATTGATATTGTGGTAATGCGTTTTATGGATATGCTGATGGCTATTCCTTCCACGCTGTTCGCAATCTGTGTCGTATCTGCCCTTGGTACCGGTGTTATGAACCTGCTTCTGGCCATCATGGTTTCCATGATACCTCAGTTTGCAATGATTGTCCGGTCTTCCGTGCTGACAATCAAAGGTTCGGAATTCATTGAAGCGGCGCAGTGCGGCGGTACGTCCACGGCCCGTATCATCATGCGTCACATTATCCCCAACGCCATGGGACCTATCATTGTACAGGCGACTCTGGCACTGGGCGGCGTTATCCTTACGGCGGCTTCCATGAGCTTTATCGGCCTGGGCGTTCAGCCTCCGGAACCGGAATGGGGCGCTATCCTTACAGAAGGACAGGAGTTCATGCGTGACTTCCCGTACCTTGTATTCTTCCCGGGTGTTACCATCATGATGGCAGTGCTGGCATGTAACTTCCTGGGCGATGGACTCAGAGATGCTCTCGATCCGAAGCTGAAACAGTAG
- a CDS encoding ABC transporter ATP-binding protein: protein MNNNDILLDIKDLEVTYDTEEGIVRAVNNISFSVVRGKTLGIVGETGAGKTTTAMSILRLLPERTGNIRKGSIVYDGRNLLDLPIEEMQKVRGEKISMIFQDPMSSLNPVITVGDQIAEVLQLHEAAEGKGGKRPGKKLGKPSPEIMKRVDEILEMVGIPTERKAEYPHQFSGGMKQRVVIAMALVCEPELVIADEPTTALDVTIQAQVLEMMENLKKKLNTSMILITHDLGVVAETCDDVAIMYAGEIIEYGTVEDIFDMTKSHHPYTVGLFNSIPRLTDTSERLQPIPGLMPDPTALPGGCSFHPRCPHCIGKCEQAEPGIYHSGTHKIRCIRMADDHTMTDDKEGGAC from the coding sequence ATGAATAATAATGATATTTTGCTTGATATAAAGGATTTGGAAGTAACCTACGATACGGAGGAGGGGATTGTCCGCGCGGTTAATAATATTTCCTTCAGCGTGGTCAGAGGAAAAACCCTGGGTATCGTGGGAGAGACCGGAGCCGGTAAGACGACAACTGCTATGAGTATACTGAGACTCCTCCCGGAGAGAACCGGCAATATCCGAAAGGGAAGCATTGTCTATGACGGCAGGAACCTGCTGGATCTCCCGATTGAAGAGATGCAGAAGGTCAGGGGCGAGAAGATCTCGATGATCTTCCAGGACCCGATGAGCAGCTTAAACCCCGTAATCACGGTAGGCGACCAGATTGCCGAGGTTTTGCAGCTCCATGAGGCGGCCGAGGGAAAAGGCGGCAAAAGACCCGGTAAAAAGCTGGGTAAACCGAGCCCGGAAATTATGAAGAGGGTCGATGAAATCCTTGAGATGGTAGGCATCCCGACGGAACGTAAGGCGGAATATCCCCATCAGTTTTCCGGCGGCATGAAGCAGAGGGTGGTTATCGCCATGGCCCTTGTCTGTGAACCGGAGCTGGTAATCGCCGACGAGCCTACGACGGCCCTGGATGTTACAATCCAGGCACAGGTTCTGGAGATGATGGAGAACCTGAAGAAGAAATTAAATACATCCATGATTTTAATAACCCATGATCTCGGTGTTGTGGCCGAGACCTGCGATGACGTGGCGATTATGTACGCCGGAGAAATCATCGAATATGGCACGGTGGAAGATATCTTCGACATGACAAAGAGCCACCATCCGTATACGGTCGGACTTTTTAATTCGATTCCGAGACTGACCGACACATCGGAAAGACTGCAGCCGATTCCGGGACTTATGCCGGATCCGACGGCGCTGCCGGGAGGGTGCAGTTTCCATCCGCGCTGCCCGCACTGCATCGGTAAATGTGAACAGGCGGAGCCGGGTATTTACCATTCCGGAACCCATAAAATCCGCTGTATCAGAATGGCCGACGACCACACGATGACGGATGACAAGGAAGGAGGAGCGTGCTGA
- a CDS encoding oligopeptide/dipeptide ABC transporter ATP-binding protein, which yields MAFIETKNLKKYFKTPKGMLHAVDDVNISIEKGQTLGVVGESGCGKSTLGRVVLNLLEPTSGQVFIDGQEMYKLHGAAQKEMRMRAQMIFQDPYSSLNPRMSVSEIIAEPLIANKLMTEKREIQGRVEQLMETVGLAQRFINSYPHELDGGRRQRIGVARALAVNPDFIVCDEPVSALDVSIQAQILNLMMDLQDSIGLTYMFITHDLSVVKHISDEIAVMYLGQCVERVSSKELFVNPMHPYTQALLSAIPIPDLSMRGKPRQILRGEVKSPIEPPAGCRFASRCPHATDECRGRNFQLKEVEPGHHVACRLYE from the coding sequence ATGGCTTTTATAGAGACAAAGAACCTGAAAAAATATTTTAAGACCCCAAAAGGCATGCTTCACGCCGTGGACGACGTCAATATCAGTATTGAGAAGGGCCAGACCCTGGGAGTAGTAGGAGAATCCGGCTGTGGTAAATCCACCCTTGGAAGAGTTGTGCTCAACCTTTTGGAACCAACCTCCGGCCAGGTATTTATCGACGGCCAGGAGATGTATAAACTGCACGGCGCGGCTCAGAAGGAAATGAGAATGAGGGCCCAGATGATTTTCCAGGATCCCTATTCTTCCCTGAACCCCAGAATGTCAGTCAGTGAGATTATTGCAGAACCTCTTATCGCCAATAAGCTGATGACGGAAAAAAGGGAAATCCAGGGACGTGTGGAACAATTGATGGAGACGGTCGGCCTTGCCCAGCGTTTTATTAACTCCTACCCGCATGAGCTGGACGGTGGACGGCGCCAGAGGATCGGCGTGGCCAGGGCGCTGGCGGTTAACCCGGACTTCATTGTCTGCGATGAGCCGGTATCGGCCCTCGACGTGTCAATCCAGGCACAGATTCTGAACCTGATGATGGATCTGCAGGACAGCATCGGCCTGACTTACATGTTTATCACACACGATCTTTCCGTTGTTAAACATATCAGCGATGAGATTGCGGTTATGTATCTCGGACAGTGTGTGGAGCGCGTTTCCAGCAAGGAGCTGTTCGTCAACCCGATGCATCCTTATACACAGGCGCTGCTTTCAGCCATCCCGATCCCGGATCTCTCCATGAGAGGAAAACCGAGACAGATTCTGAGGGGAGAGGTTAAGAGCCCGATCGAACCGCCGGCAGGATGCCGATTTGCTTCGAGATGTCCTCATGCGACGGACGAATGCCGGGGCAGAAACTTCCAGCTTAAGGAAGTGGAACCGGGACATCATGTAGCCTGCAGACTGTACGAATAA